A stretch of Lactuca sativa cultivar Salinas chromosome 6, Lsat_Salinas_v11, whole genome shotgun sequence DNA encodes these proteins:
- the LOC111909352 gene encoding uncharacterized protein LOC111909352 has protein sequence MYQDAQANLLTEGFQVALLKGYRERKVDAKEYFKMVGGYEDIPRALVNPPDGMLVDNWVKAIEYFQTDEHIIASKRNKKIREKQTNVNRGGSSLYRSTCYKKNLKRVETFRKAHTDKNGVFITAESEQQYLKNLRAMLADPACRDELYSFFQSQNNQGNDGNDDDDM, from the exons atgtacCAGGATGCACAAGCTAATCTATTGACAGAGGGTTTTCAAGTAGCCTTGTTAAAAGGTTATCGAGAGCGTAAAGTCGACGCAAAAGAATATTTCAAGATGGTCGGAGGGTATGAAGATATCCCGAGAGCATTGGTCAATCCTCCGGATGGTATGCTTGTTGATAACTGGGTGAAGGCAATTGAGTATTTTCAAACTGACGAACACATAATTGCTTCAAAAAGGAACAAAAAAATCCGTGAAAAGCAAACAAATGTGAATCGTGGGGGTTCGAGCTTGTATAGAAGTACTTGCTATAAGAAG AACCTTAAGAGAGTGGAAACATTTCGCAAAGCTCATACTGATAAGAATGGTGTATTTATTACTGCTGAATCGGAACAAcaatat TTGAAAAATCTTCGTGCAATGCTCGCCGACCCGGCATGTAGGGATGAGctttattcgttttttcaatcccaaaataatcAAGGAAACGATGGAAACGACGATGATGATATGTAA